In a single window of the Ancylobacter polymorphus genome:
- a CDS encoding J domain-containing protein, with translation MRDPYDILGVARNADQNDIKRAFRKLAKKLHPDANKDNPKAQDQFAELNAAHEILSDVEKRGQFDRGEIDAEGKPRGFEGFPGGGFGRGFRRPPPGDAAYESFSFGPEGARRSGHGPHDAGGFDDVIADILGGLGGRGRGRGAGGETPRGGDVDITVPVALERIVEGGSVKVHLPNGRVVEVKIPAGAVEGHRMRLKGQGEPSPFGGAPGDAYVVVAYAPHRHFRIEGTDLRADVALPLADAVLGGKVRVPTLGGEVSLSVPAHTQSGRTFRLRGKGLPKADGSFGDLLATMRIMLPEAPDPHLEELMRKRRDGAG, from the coding sequence ATGCGCGATCCCTATGACATTCTCGGCGTGGCCCGTAACGCTGACCAGAACGACATCAAGCGAGCCTTCCGCAAGCTCGCCAAGAAGCTGCATCCCGACGCCAATAAGGACAACCCGAAGGCGCAGGACCAGTTCGCCGAACTGAACGCCGCGCACGAAATCCTTTCCGACGTGGAGAAGCGTGGCCAGTTCGACCGTGGCGAGATCGACGCCGAAGGCAAGCCGCGCGGCTTCGAGGGCTTTCCGGGCGGCGGCTTCGGGCGCGGATTCCGTCGCCCCCCGCCGGGGGACGCCGCCTATGAGAGCTTCTCCTTCGGTCCCGAGGGCGCCCGCCGCTCCGGCCATGGCCCGCATGACGCGGGCGGCTTCGACGACGTGATCGCCGACATTCTCGGCGGCCTTGGCGGGCGCGGTCGGGGACGCGGCGCGGGTGGAGAAACGCCGCGCGGCGGCGATGTCGACATCACCGTGCCGGTGGCGCTGGAGCGCATCGTCGAGGGCGGGTCGGTGAAGGTCCACCTGCCCAACGGGCGTGTGGTCGAGGTGAAGATTCCCGCTGGCGCTGTCGAAGGCCACCGCATGCGGCTGAAGGGACAGGGCGAGCCAAGTCCGTTCGGCGGCGCCCCGGGCGATGCCTATGTGGTGGTGGCCTATGCCCCGCACCGGCATTTCCGCATCGAGGGCACGGATCTGCGTGCCGATGTGGCGTTGCCGCTCGCCGATGCGGTGCTGGGCGGCAAGGTGCGGGTGCCGACGCTGGGCGGCGAGGTCTCGCTCAGCGTGCCCGCGCACACCCAATCCGGCCGCACCTTCCGCCTGCGCGGCAAGGGCCTGCCCAAGGCGGACGGTAGCTTTGGCGATCTGCTCGCCACCATGCGGATCATGCTTCCCGAGGCGCCGGACCCGCACCTCGAAGAGCTGATGCGCAAGCGACGCGACGGCGCCGGCTGA
- a CDS encoding RT0821/Lpp0805 family surface protein — MLTLVGAALLVAGCSTGPDLDTLATGSVPPSAYAREPVPKGIAPDDWAAARNALAEALREKQAAPSVPWENYASATRGTVTPLGETGDDGKCREFLMSFVREKQEDWLQGEACRAGKNGWKVDQARLLDR, encoded by the coding sequence GTGCTGACTTTGGTCGGCGCGGCGCTTCTCGTCGCCGGCTGCTCCACCGGGCCGGACCTCGACACGCTGGCGACCGGCTCGGTGCCCCCGAGCGCCTATGCCCGCGAGCCGGTGCCGAAAGGCATCGCCCCCGATGACTGGGCCGCCGCCCGCAACGCCCTCGCCGAAGCGCTGCGCGAGAAGCAGGCCGCTCCCAGCGTCCCTTGGGAAAACTATGCCAGCGCCACGCGCGGCACCGTGACGCCGCTCGGCGAGACCGGCGACGACGGCAAGTGCCGTGAGTTCCTGATGAGCTTCGTGCGCGAAAAGCAGGAAGACTGGCTGCAGGGCGAGGCCTGCCGCGCCGGCAAGAACGGCTGGAAGGTCGATCAGGCCCGCCTGCTCGACCGCTGA
- the pdxH gene encoding pyridoxamine 5'-phosphate oxidase — translation MEASEPLTSGDFTAATEPFLLFEEWFAQAKESEPNDPNAMALATVDADGLPDVRMVLLNQRDARGFVFFTNTGSAKGRELAGTPKAAVVFHWKSLRRQVRVRGPVEQVSEAEADAYFASRPRLSQIGAWASQQSRPMEGRFALETAVAKVTAQYALGTVPRPPHWTGFRIRPLQIEFWHDRPFRLHDRVVFARETAEAPEWTKTRLYP, via the coding sequence ATGGAAGCGTCCGAACCGTTAACATCCGGTGATTTCACCGCCGCCACCGAACCTTTCCTGCTGTTCGAGGAATGGTTTGCGCAGGCGAAGGAGAGCGAGCCCAACGACCCCAACGCCATGGCGCTCGCCACCGTGGACGCCGACGGCCTGCCGGATGTGCGGATGGTGCTGCTGAACCAGCGCGATGCGCGCGGCTTCGTGTTCTTCACCAATACCGGCAGCGCCAAGGGGCGCGAACTTGCTGGCACGCCCAAGGCGGCGGTGGTGTTTCACTGGAAGTCGCTGCGCCGGCAGGTGCGCGTGCGCGGCCCGGTGGAGCAGGTGAGCGAAGCCGAGGCGGACGCCTATTTCGCCTCCCGTCCGCGCCTGTCGCAGATCGGTGCCTGGGCGAGCCAGCAGTCGCGGCCGATGGAAGGGCGCTTCGCGCTGGAGACGGCGGTGGCCAAGGTGACGGCGCAATACGCGCTCGGCACGGTGCCGCGTCCGCCGCACTGGACCGGCTTCCGCATCCGCCCCCTGCAAATCGAATTCTGGCACGACCGGCCCTTCCGCCTGCATGATCGCGTCGTCTTCGCGCGCGAGACGGCTGAGGCGCCGGAATGGACCAAGACGAGACTCTACCCCTGA
- a CDS encoding SDR family NAD(P)-dependent oxidoreductase encodes MNNQPRRTLLLTGASRGIGHATVKRFSAAGWRVITCSRHAFPENCPWEMGPEDHIQVDLSDPADTLRAVEEIKNRLPDGQLHALVNNAGISPKGAGGARLGTLNTPEEDWRRVFQVNFFAPILLARGLLEELKRTHGAVVNVTSIAGSRVHPFAGAAYATSKAALAGLTREMAADFGPLGVRVNAIAPGEIDTSILSPGTEKLVEQIPMQRLGTPDEVAKIIYVLCTETSSYLNGAEIHINGGQHV; translated from the coding sequence ATGAACAACCAGCCTCGCCGCACTCTCCTGCTCACCGGCGCCTCCCGCGGCATCGGCCACGCCACCGTCAAGCGGTTCTCCGCCGCCGGATGGCGCGTCATCACCTGTTCGCGCCACGCTTTCCCGGAAAACTGCCCCTGGGAAATGGGGCCGGAAGACCACATCCAGGTCGACCTGTCCGACCCCGCCGACACGCTGCGGGCGGTGGAGGAAATCAAGAACCGCCTGCCCGATGGCCAACTCCACGCGCTGGTCAACAATGCCGGCATCTCGCCCAAGGGCGCGGGCGGAGCGCGGCTCGGCACGCTGAACACGCCGGAGGAAGACTGGCGGCGCGTGTTCCAGGTGAATTTCTTCGCCCCCATCCTGCTGGCGCGCGGCCTGCTGGAAGAGCTGAAGCGCACCCATGGCGCGGTGGTGAACGTCACCTCCATCGCCGGCTCGCGCGTGCACCCCTTCGCCGGCGCGGCCTACGCGACCTCCAAGGCGGCGCTGGCCGGCCTGACGCGCGAAATGGCGGCCGATTTCGGCCCGCTCGGCGTGCGGGTTAACGCCATCGCCCCCGGCGAGATCGACACGTCGATCCTGTCGCCCGGCACGGAGAAGCTGGTGGAGCAGATCCCGATGCAGCGGCTCGGCACGCCCGATGAGGTAGCCAAGATCATCTATGTGCTGTGCACCGAGACCTCGTCCTATCTGAACGGGGCGGAAATCCACATCAATGGTGGCCAGCACGTCTGA
- a CDS encoding magnesium transporter CorA family protein, translating to MITAYCVRDGLLAPVAVRTVDDMPDDAVWVDLFRPCEGEDRIIEQALGLSVPTREEMVEIEPSSRLRVENGARYMTGAIVCNSDGERPTLAEISFILAGNRLTTVRYDEPTPFRLVVAKLDRACPPGTRGDRLLLIMLDTIIDRAADIIERLSSDIDAVSRQVFEEATDRPSDSRRFRTILKLLGRRGDLASKVRESLVSMGRLITFLSTEGEAQRFDKEQRALLKSMQRDVGSLNDHVSYLGNKITFLLDATLGMVGIEQNNIIKIFAVLSVVLMPPTLIASVYGMNFQHMPELDERWGYPLALAGMLAAAVVPYLFFKWKRWL from the coding sequence ATGATCACCGCCTATTGCGTCCGCGACGGACTGCTCGCCCCCGTCGCCGTGCGGACCGTGGACGACATGCCGGACGACGCCGTCTGGGTCGACCTGTTCCGCCCCTGCGAGGGCGAGGACCGGATCATCGAGCAGGCGCTCGGCCTTTCCGTGCCGACGCGCGAGGAAATGGTCGAGATCGAACCGTCGAGCCGCCTGCGGGTGGAGAACGGCGCGCGCTACATGACCGGCGCCATCGTCTGCAACAGCGACGGCGAACGCCCCACACTGGCCGAAATCTCGTTCATCCTCGCCGGCAACCGGCTCACCACGGTGCGCTATGACGAGCCAACGCCCTTCCGCCTCGTCGTGGCCAAGCTCGATCGCGCCTGCCCGCCCGGCACGCGCGGCGACCGGCTGCTGCTGATCATGCTGGACACCATCATCGACCGCGCCGCCGACATCATCGAGCGCCTGTCGAGCGACATCGATGCCGTGTCACGCCAGGTCTTCGAGGAGGCCACCGACCGGCCGAGCGATAGCCGGCGCTTCCGCACCATATTGAAACTGCTGGGGCGGCGCGGCGATCTTGCCTCCAAGGTGCGCGAGAGCCTCGTGTCGATGGGCCGTCTCATCACCTTCCTGTCCACCGAGGGCGAGGCGCAGCGATTCGACAAGGAGCAGCGCGCGCTCTTGAAAAGCATGCAGCGCGATGTCGGCTCGCTGAACGACCACGTTTCCTATCTCGGCAACAAGATCACCTTCCTGCTCGATGCCACGCTGGGCATGGTCGGCATCGAGCAGAACAACATCATCAAGATTTTCGCGGTGCTCTCGGTGGTGCTGATGCCGCCGACGCTGATCGCCTCGGTCTATGGCATGAACTTCCAGCACATGCCGGAGCTGGACGAGCGCTGGGGTTACCCGCTGGCGCTGGCGGGCATGCTGGCGGCGGCGGTGGTGCCGTATCTGTTCTTCAAGTGGAAACGGTGGCTGTAG